In one Numenius arquata chromosome 32, bNumArq3.hap1.1, whole genome shotgun sequence genomic region, the following are encoded:
- the LOC141476439 gene encoding olfactory receptor 14C36-like, translated as MSNSSSITVFLLLAFADTRELQLLHFGLFLGIYLAALLGNGLIITAIACDHRLHTPMYFFLLNLSLLDLGSISTTLPKAMANSLWDTRHISYSGCAAQVFLLFFFLGAEFFLLTVMAYDRHIAICKPLHYGTLLGSRACVHMAAAAWGSGFLYALLHTASTFSIPLCQGNVLDQFFCEIPQILKLSCSDSDYLREVWLIVVSACLVFGCFVFIMLSYVKIFRAVLRIPSEQGRHKAFSTCLPHLAVVSLFVCTGIFGYLKPPSISSQFLDLVVSFLYSVLPPAVNPLIYSMRNQELKDALLKLAQWMLFHRQ; from the coding sequence atgtccaacagcagctccatcactgtgttcctcctcctggcattcgcagacacacgggagctgcagctcttgcacttcgggctcttcctgggcatctacctggctgccctcctgggcaacggCCTCATCATtactgccatagcctgtgaccaccgcctccacacccccatgtacttcttcctcctcaacctctccctcctcgacctgggctccatctccaccactctccccaaagccatggccaattccctctgggacacaaGGCATATCTCCTACTCAGGATgcgctgcccaggtctttctgcttttcttcttccttggagcagagttttttcttctgacagtcatggcctatgaccgccacattgccatctgcaaacccctgcactacgggaccctcctgggcagcagagcttgtgtccacatggcagcagctgcctggggcagtgggtttctctacgctctcctgcacacggccagtacattttcaatacccctctgccagggcaatgtcctggaccagttcttctgtgaaatcccccagatcctcaagctctcctgctcagactcagactacctcagggaagtttggcttattgtggtcagtgcctgtttagtcTTTGGATGCTTTGTTTTCATCATGCTGTCCTACGTgaagatcttcagggccgtgctgaggatcccctctgagcagggacggcacaaagccttttccacgtgcctccctcacctggctgtggtctccctgtttgtctgTACTGGCATATTTGGCTACCttaagcccccctccatctcctcccaattTCTAGACCTAGTGgtttcatttctgtactcggtgctgcctccagcagtgaaccccctcatctacagcatgaggaaccaggagctcaaggatgccctaTTGAAACTGGCCCAATGGATGCTCTTTCACCGACAATaa
- the LOC141476440 gene encoding olfactory receptor 14J1-like, producing the protein MSNSSSITVFLLLAFADTRELQLLHFGLFLGIYLAALLGNGLIITAIACDHRLHTPMYFFLLNLSLLDLGSISTTLPKAMANSFWDTRDISYSGCAAQVFLFLLLMSSEYYLLTIMSYDRYVAICKPLHYRTLLRSRACVHMAAAAWGSGFLTALLHTASTFSIPLCQGSGIDQFFCEIPQILRLSCSDTDYLREVGLIIITVFFSFICFFFILVSYVQIFRTVLRIPSEQGRHKAFSTCLPHLAVVSLFISTVFFAYLKPPSISSPFLDLVVSFLYSVVPPAVNPLIYSMRNQEIKDALRKLLQYAVFRHQ; encoded by the coding sequence atgtccaacagcagctccatcactgtgttcctcctcctggcattcgcagacacacgggagctgcagctcttgcacttcgggctcttcctgggcatctacctggctgccctcctgggcaacggcctcatcatcactgccatagcctgtgaccaccgcctccacacccccatgtacttcttcctcctcaacctctccctcctcgacctgggctccatctccaccactctccccaaagccatggccaattccttcTGGGACACCCGGGACATCTCCTACTCgggatgtgctgcccaggtctttctaTTTCTACTTTTGATGTCATCAGAATATTAtcttctcaccatcatgtcctatgaccgctatgttgccatctgcaaacccctgcactacaggaccctcctgcgcagcagagcttgtgtccacatggcagcagctgcctggggcagtgggtttctcactgctctcctgcacacggccagtacattttcaatacccctctgccagggcagtgGCAtagaccagttcttctgtgaaatcccccagatcctcaggctctcctgctcagacacaGACTACCTCAGGGAGGTTGGGCTTATTataattactgtctttttttcttttatttgcttttttttcattttggtgtcCTATGTACAGATCTTCAGGACTGtcctgaggatcccctctgagcagggacggcacaaagccttttccacgtgtctccctcacctggccgtggtgtCCTTGTTTATTAGCACTGtcttctttgcctacctgaagcccccctccatctcctctccattcCTGGATCTAGTGGTTTCCtttctgtactcagtggtgcctccagcagtgaaccccctcatctacagcatgaggaaccaggagatCAAGGATGCCCTGAGGAAACTattgcaatatgctgtatttcGGCATCAATGA